One Euphorbia lathyris chromosome 1, ddEupLath1.1, whole genome shotgun sequence DNA segment encodes these proteins:
- the LOC136210582 gene encoding elongation factor G, chloroplastic — translation MAAETVRLTGSCSSSLCNFNGSARRADSSSPSIRFLGLPPRPSVSPSPISSSLSNFLGSRRIKVFNLRPQQQRRRNFSVFAMAAEAEGKRAVPLNDYRNIGIMAHIDAGKTTTTERVLYYTGRNYKIGEVHEGTATMDWMEQEQERGITITSAATTTFWNKHRINIIDTPGHVDFTLEVERALRVLDGAICLFDSVAGVEPQSETVWRQADKYGVPRICFVNKMDRLGANFFRTRDMIVTNLGAKPLVLQIPIGAEDSFKGVVDLVKMKAILWSGEELGAKFEYGDIPADLKELAEEYQAKMVETIVELDDEAMENYLEGVEPDEETIKKLVRKGTISGSFVPVLCGSAFKNKGVQPLLDAVIDYLPSPLDVPPMQGTDPENPEVTIERAASDSEPFSGLAFKIMSDPFVGSLTFVRVYSGKLSAGSYVLNANKGKKERIGRLLEMHANSREDVKVALAGDIVALAGLKDTITGETLSDPENPIVLERMDFPDPVIKVAIEPKTKADIDKMATGLIKLAQEDPSFHFSRDEETNQTVIEGMGELHLEIIVDRLKREFKVEANVGAPQVNYRESISKISEVKYVHKKQSGGQGQFADITMRFEPMESGSGYEFKTEIKGGAVPREYIPGVMKGIEECMSNGVLAGFPVVDVRAVLTDGSYHDVDSSVLAFQLAARGAFREGIRKAGPKMLEPIMKVEVVTPEEHLGDVIGDLNSRRGQINSFGDKPGGLKVVDSLVPLAEMFQYVSTLRGMTKGRASYTMQLAKFDVVPQHIQNQLAAKEQEVAA, via the exons ATGGCGGCAGAGACTGTAAGATTAACAGGTTCTTGTTCATCTTCACTCTGCAACTTCAATGGGTCTGCCAGGAGAGCTGATTCTTCCTCTCCTTCAATTCGGTTTCTGGGTCTCCCTCCTCGACCTTCTGTTTCCCCTTCTCCAATCTCTTCTTCTCTTTCCAATTTCTTGGGAAGTAGGCGTATCAAAGTCTTCAATTTACGCCCACAACAGCAgagaagaagaaacttctctGTCTTCGCCATGGCCGCTGAAG CTGAGGGAAAGCGTGCAGTTCCATTGAATGATTACAGGAACATCGGAATTATGGCTCACATAgatgcaggaaagacaactacTACTGAAAGGGTTCTGTACTACACCGGAAGAAACTACAAAATTGGGGAAGTTCATGAAGGTACAGCAACAATGGATTGGATGGAGCAAGAACAAGAAAGAGGAATCACCATTACTTCTGCTGCAACTACTACATTTTGGAATAAACACCGGATTAACATTATTGACACTCCTGGCCATGTTGACTTCACACTTGAAGTGGAGCGCGCGCTAAGAGTGTTGGATGGTGCTATATGTCTGTTTGATAGTGTGGCCGGTGTGGAACCACAGTCTGAAACTGTGTGGAGGCAAGCTGATAAGTATGGAGTACCGAGAATTTGCTTTGTCAATAAGATGGATCGCCTTGGAGCGAACTTTTTTCGAACAAGAGACATGATAGTGACGAACTTGGGTGCTAAACCTCTTGTTCTTCAAATTccaattggtgcagaagataGTTTTAAAGGAGTTGTTGATCTTGTAAAGATGAAAGCAATACTCTGGTCAGGAGAAGAATTGGGTGCAAAGTTTGAATATGGTGATATTCCGGCTGATCTTAAAGAGTTGGCTGAGGAATATCAGGCAAAAATGGTAGAAACCATAGTTGAATTGGATGATGAAGCTATGGAGAATTATCTAGAAGGAGTTGAACCTGATGAAGAAACTATTAAAAAATTAGTTAGGAAGGGTACTATTTCAGGCAGTTTTGTGCCGGTCTTGTGTGGTTCTGCTTTTAAAAATAAGGGGGTTCAGCCATTGCTTGATGCAGTCATTGATTATTTGCCATCCCCGCTTGATGTGCCACCGATGCAGGGTACTGATCCTGAGAACCCAGAAGTGACAATTGAAAGAGCAGCAAGCGATAGTGAACCATTTTCGGGACTAGCCTTCAAGATCATGAGTGATCCATTTGTGGGATCCCTCACATTTGTGAGAGTTTATTCAGGGAAGCTATCTGCAGGGTCTTACGTGTTGAATGCGAACAAGggaaagaaggagagaataggAAGACTTCTCGAAATGCATGCCAACAGTAGGGAAGATGTTAAAGTTGCTTTAGCTGGTGATATTGTGGCTCTTGCAGGTCTAAAAGATACAATAACTGGTGAAACACTCTCTGATCCTGAGAATCCGATTGTCCTTGAACGTATGGACTTCCCGGATCCTGTGATCAAAGTTGCAATTGAACCCAAGACTAAAGCTGATATTGATAAGATGGCTACTGGTTTGATCAAACTTGCTCAGGAGGACCCTTCTTTCCATTTCTCAAGAGATGAGGAAACCAACCAGACTGTCATAGAAGGAATGGGGGAATTGCATCTTGAGATTATCGTAGACCGCCTCAAAAGAGAATTTAAG GTGGAAGCGAATGTTGGTGCACCTCAAGTAAACTACCGTGAAAGTATCTCGAAAATTTCAGAAGTGAAGTATGTGCACAAGAAACAGTCAGGTGGACAAGGACAATTCGCTGATATAACGATGCGGTTTGAGCCAATGGAGTCAGGCAGTGGATACGAGTTCAAAACTGAAATCAAGGGAGGTGCAGTCCCGAGAGAATACATTCCTGGTGTGATGAAAGGAATAGAAGAGTGCATGAGTAATGGAGTCTTGGCAGGATTTCCAGTTGTTGATGTTCGTGCCGTGTTAACAGATGGTTCTTACCATGATGTAGATTCAAGTGTATTAGCATTTCAGCTTGCAGCCAGGGGAGCTTTCCGCGAAGGAATAAGGAAAGCAGGGCCAAAAATGTTAGAACCTATAATGAAGGTTGAAGTTGTGACACCTGAAGAGCATTTGGGAGATGTAATTGGTGATCTCAACTCAAGGAGAGGTCAGATTAACAGCTTTGGTGACAAACCCGGAGGTCTCAAg GTGGTGGATTCATTGGTTCCACTAGCAGAGATGTTTCAATATGTGAGTACGCTTAGGGGAATGACGAAAGGGCGTGCATCGTACACAATGCAATTAGCCAAGTTTGATGTTGTGCCTCAACACATTCAAAACCAACTTGCTGCAAAAGAGCAAGAAGTGGCTGCTTGA